The Acidimicrobiales bacterium sequence TCTCGCGTTGGGACATCGCGGAGGGGAGATAGCGCAGGACGGCGAGTTCCCGGTCGGTCAGGTCCTCGACGAGCGCGGGCGCGACCGGTTGCGGTGTGCTGACCTGGTGACGGGCCTCGACGCGGGCGAGGTACCGGCCGGCGATGCCGGGGTCGGGGCACTGGTCGATGACGCGTCTCGCCTCGGCGATGAGGTCGGCGCCGTCGGGATGGTCGTGGTGACAGAGCACGTCGCCGCCACTGGCGAGGGCGTAGGCGTGCGTGATGCGTTCGGGTGAGCGGCGGGCGAGTTCGACGCCCCGTCGGGCTGCGGTGACGGCGTCGTCGGCCTCGTCGGTGGTGCGGGCGACGACGCTGTGGGCGAGTGCGGTCTGGGTGAGATCGCCGAGCCCGTGTCGGGTGGCAACGTCGATGGCGCGTGCGGCCTCGGCATGCGCGGCCGAGGTGTCGTTGCGTTCGATGTGGGCGACGGCGGAAAGGACGGGGGCGACGGCTTGGACGAAGGAGTGCCCCTCGTCGGGCGCCGTGCGTTCGGCCTGCTCGAGGAATGGGCGGGCGCCGTCGAAGTCACCGGCCCAGACATAGGCCCCGCCGAGGGTCATGGCCTGGGTCGACTCGAACGGTTCGTCAGCGGCGCGAGCTTCGGCGAGCGCGTCGGCGACGTTGCCGGTCGCCAGGTTGGTCATGATCGCGAGCGCAACGATGAGCCCGGCTTCGTCATCGCCGGGGTCCAGGCTGCGGGCCCGCTCCAGGCACCGATGCGACTCGGCGAAGCGTCCGGTGAAGAACGCGATGTAGCCCTGGACCACGAGCGCGCCGGCGTGTTCTTCGGCAAGGGGTCCGAGCCGGGCGACCTGGTCGGCGACGGTGCGGAGCTGGCCTCGGTTCATCAGGTCGGTGGCCTCGTCGTAGATGAGGTCGGCCGCGATGGCCAGCTCCCCGGCGGCGAGGTAGTGCTCGACCGCGTCGTGGGCGTCGCCGTGCTCGTGATGCCATCGCGCGGCCTGCCGGTGGGCGTCGGTGAGGTCGAGGGACGATTGGTCGGCGTCGAGGCGGAGGACGTCGCCGAGGAGGTGGTGGTAGCGGAACCAGGTGCCGGTGCGGTCCAGGCTGATGAGCAACTGATTGTTCGCCGCCGTCTCGTGCAGCCATCGGGCGCCGTCGCTCGTGCCGCAGACGGCATCGATGAGCGGCCCGCACATGCGATCGAGAATCGCGGTGCGCATCATTCGCGTGCGGTCGCCTTCGTCGACCTGCGACAGGTACTCCTCGGTGAGGTAATCGACCACGAGACGGTCGTCGCCCTGGAACGCGTGCACGAAGTCGTCGTGGTCGTCGCTGGCCCGCAGCGACAGTCCGGCGAGCACCAGGCCGGCCGCCCAGCCTTCGGTGCGTTCACAGAGTGCGTCGGCGTGCTGAGCAGTGATGTCCGGGTCGGCGTCGCGGAGCAGCAGTTCGGCTTCGGTCGGCGCGAAGTTCAGCGCGTCGGCGCGCACTTCGACGAGCTGGGAACGCACCCGCAGCCTCGAGAGCCGGATCGAGGGATCGAGGCGGGTCGCCAGCACCAGCATGAACGTCGGTGGCGCCAGTTCGATCAGGGACTCGATCGCGTCGTCGATGGCCGGGTTCGCGACCAGGTGATAGTCGTCGATCACCAGGGTCGCCGGGTC is a genomic window containing:
- a CDS encoding LuxR C-terminal-related transcriptional regulator, yielding MEAAGGSDLVATKLSAPTLPAQLIARPRLHTVLDAAVADPAVRVVLVSAPAGSGKSTLLAGWQAARDDGAWLQADPADRDPARFWGHVVGALAGLVPDIAETVGPAVASAAGDAGPLLERLVNALAGADPATLVIDDYHLVANPAIDDAIESLIELAPPTFMLVLATRLDPSIRLSRLRVRSQLVEVRADALNFAPTEAELLLRDADPDITAQHADALCERTEGWAAGLVLAGLSLRASDDHDDFVHAFQGDDRLVVDYLTEEYLSQVDEGDRTRMMRTAILDRMCGPLIDAVCGTSDGARWLHETAANNQLLISLDRTGTWFRYHHLLGDVLRLDADQSSLDLTDAHRQAARWHHEHGDAHDAVEHYLAAGELAIAADLIYDEATDLMNRGQLRTVADQVARLGPLAEEHAGALVVQGYIAFFTGRFAESHRCLERARSLDPGDDEAGLIVALAIMTNLATGNVADALAEARAADEPFESTQAMTLGGAYVWAGDFDGARPFLEQAERTAPDEGHSFVQAVAPVLSAVAHIERNDTSAAHAEAARAIDVATRHGLGDLTQTALAHSVVARTTDEADDAVTAARRGVELARRSPERITHAYALASGGDVLCHHDHPDGADLIAEARRVIDQCPDPGIAGRYLARVEARHQVSTPQPVAPALVEDLTDRELAVLRYLPSAMSQREIADELYVSLNTVKTHCRAIYRKLGTGDRKAAVQAARDAGLL